In Pochonia chlamydosporia 170 chromosome 3, whole genome shotgun sequence, the following are encoded in one genomic region:
- a CDS encoding nacht and ankyrin domain-containing protein (similar to Colletotrichum gloeosporioides Nara gc5 XP_007272509.1) produces MKRTTQLPDPKLYTIGWITALEKELTVAIAVLDEKHEKPLNFTKHAKDTNSYAWGRIGEHNIVITSLAAGRYGTVSAATTAGSMMSSLPHLRFGLMVGIGAGIPRPNRDIRLGDVVVSHPAGTSGGVIQYDMGKLRSSETFERVGQLDAPPEVLLKRLQFLRAAHRLQGSRIPSILKEMTDEYPKLCEEQDGDAAFVYQGSHNDRLFEVTTVHRNVPVADNEGREQGRICAQCDDTEEIRRKDRRPQPLVHYGVIASGNCVVKDGISRDVILQRLEKVCICFEMEAAGLMNNIPCLVIRGICDYADTHKNDQWQNYAAATAAAFAKELLEDLDAVDVERTPEMQETIKKHNLPVEQEVAQMASINRETHNTVQQLETSCHYQELEHWLSPPNPSTNYNTAIKLRHEGSCQWLLNSERYRDWKQKGESTFLWLYGIPGCGKTVLASTVIHELQRDESARTILYFYFDFSDVNKQSFEKSLHSLVVQLYHKNENARVHLDALYKSHDKGKRQPSIHLLCETLQKMIRQTDNVYIVFDALDECRTRNRSVNEDLLTWMKALVQPQRTKLRLLVTSRPEQEIESAIKDWAGDRDILPIQSDLVAKDIRDYIHTGVHQNKGLERWRSRPDVQAKIEAVLNEKANGMFRWVTCQLDGLVQCLNLSVLEKELASLPKTLDETYARILSNLPDAYAPDTRRILQFLTFSERPLLIEEAVDAIAVDLDHKPHFNHGNRMPVPLEIARFCSSLVVLSKNILEGGQVVKELKLAHFSVQEYLMSDRLHPGIAMYLGEVAAKVSITQVCLAYLLELDQGLSKTALQRLFPMAHYAASYWVDHAVVAEQHSAEVRALIEEFSSCGNARASCYQLHDPDYPQVSQPRNENNHIASALYYMSLGGLYYSAQKMLRKGVDVNARGGRYGNALQAASWGGHEKIVKMLLENGANIHAQGGQYCNALHAASIQGHDRIVEMLLDNGADVNARDVSWQSALHHSVTTSAASCCRLLLSRGAEMDTDIDNMTPFHLAVSKNDEDIVKVLLDAQCRVDVRARRRIWRQSHRDNRLTYSPGRYIAQSKNVSTNETGLTALHFATLSGSYRMTKFLLDRHADPNAKSELGETPLHLALKQDLYGPKYPDFVDHWTDSIHRVEVSVQMIPIVDGDDNDDEYGETKALVDEQRLSVLKLLLAHSGIDPNAQDSKGASPLHCVRYGEATSRVAIDILVNRGAKISLRNNRGQSPLHLACLNTDIEAVVALLEYGASVTDVDTDGLNALHYASQGGNRNVLQYMLQALQDNNLEAVISSTDSQKRNVLHHLVKRDICVDPGALNLLCQEQVSAADLDNEGMSPIAIYLSQFSFCWDDEKLQVVSKLFEQGADPLQTLGSKKIGLGHLAAKSPGVNVELLRTLSEFGVDLHLKDANDGTILHSIAASGFLTLPVLRFLQNEIGLPIAGKDARDMTPRDLATLRSLEKHDPHVYDSGRWLRTKDMLLGAEST; encoded by the exons ATGAAGCGGACTACGCAGCTGCCAGACCCCAAATTGTACACAATTGGCTGGATCACTGCACTCGAAAAGGAGTTGACGGTAGCAATTGCTGTTCTTGACGAAAAGCACGAAAAGCCGCTCAACTTCACGAAACATGCAAAAGACACAAACTCCTACGCATGGGGCCGCATCGGAGAACACAATATCGTTATTACCTCGTTAGCTGCGGGTAGGTATGGTACAGTATCCGCAGCGACGACGGCAGGGAGCATGATGAGCTCTCTTCCGCATCTTCGATTTGGCCTCATGGTCGGCATTGGCGCAGGTATTCCCAGACCAAATCGTGACATCCGCCTCGGGGATGTCGTCGTCAGTCATCCTGCTGGCACGAGCGGTGGCGTGATTCAATATGATATGGGGAAACTGAGAAGTAGTGAGACGTTTGAGCGAGTTGGTCAGCTCGATGCCCCTCCCGAAGTCCTGCTCAAAAGGTTGCAATTCCTAAGGGCAGCGCATCGCTTGCAGGGATCTCGAATACCCAGTATCCTGAAAGAAATGACCGACGAGTATCCGAAATTGTGTGAAGagcaagatggagatgctgcaTTTGTCTATCAGGGGAGTCACAATGACAGACTGTTTGAAGTGACCACTGTCCACAGAAATGTTCCAGTCGCTGACAATGAAGGCCGCGAACAGGGCAGGATATGTGCACAATGTGACGATACTGAAGAAATCCGACGGAAAGACCGACGGCCTCAGCCTCTCGTCCACTATGGTGTCATCGCCTCGGGGAACTGCGTCGTGAAGGACGGTATATCCCGTGATGTTATTCTGCAGCGCTTGGAAAAGGTGTGCATCTGCTTCGAGATGGAAGCGGCGGGTCTCATGAACAACATTCCTTGTCTAGTCATCCGAGGGATTTGTGACTATGCCGACACACACAAGAATGACCAGTGGCAGAACTACGCAGCCGCCACGGCAGCCGCATTCGCCAAGGAATTGCTGGAAGACCTGGATGCGGTGGATGTCGAGAGAACGCCTGAAATGCAAGAAACCATCAAAAAGC ACAATTTACCAGTCGAACAAGAAGTCGCTCAGATGGCCTCTATAAATAGAGAAACCCATAACACCGTTCAGCAGTTAGAGACGAGTTGTCACTACCAAGAACTTGAGCACTGGCTCTCCCCCCCAAACCCATCAACGAACTACAATACGGCAATAAAGCTACGCCATGAGGGATCATGCCAATGGCTTCTCAATAGCGAAAGATACAGAGAttggaaacaaaaaggcGAAAGCACTTTCTTGTGGCTTTATGGCATCCCCGGATGCGGTAAGACGGTTCTCGCTTCCACCGTCATCCACGAGCTGCAACGAGATGAAAGTGCTCGTACCATTCTCTACTTCTACTTTGATTTTTCGGATGTGAATAAGCAGTCTTTTGAGAAGTCACTTCATTCGCTTGTTGTCCAACTCTATCACAAGAACGAGAATGCCCGAGTCCACTTGGACGCATTGTACAAGTCCCATGATAAAGGGAAACGTCAGCCAAGCATTCATCTGCTATGTGAGACATTGCAGAAGATGATCCGGCAGACTGATAATGTCTACATCGTTTTCGATGCGCTTGATGAATGCCGGACGCGAAACAGATCTGTGAATGAAGATCTGTTGACCTGGATGAAGGCGTTGGTTCAGCCACAGCGCACAAAACTTCGCCTCCTCGTGACAAGCCGGCCTGAACAGGAGATTGAGTCTGCAATCAAGGACTGGGCAGGTGATCGAGATATCCTCCCTATCCAGAGTGACTTGGTTGCCAAAGACATACGTGATTATATCCACACGGGAGTACATCAGAATAAAGGTCTTGAAAGGTGGCGGTCGCGGCCAGACGTGCAAGCAAAGATTGAAGCCGTGCTGAATGAGAAAGCTAATGGAAT GTTTCGCTGGGTCACTTGCCAGCTCGATGGGCTTGTTCAGTGTCTTAACCTATCCGTCTTGGAAAAAGAGCTAGCGTCTCTGCCAAAAACTCTGGACGAGACGTATGCTCGAATTCTGAGCAACTTGCCCGATGCATATGCCCCTGACACAAGGCGAATTTTGCAGTTCCTTACGTTCTCTGAACGACCACTACTTATTGAGGAGGCCGTTGACGCGATTGCTGTGGACTTAGACCACAAACCTCATTTTAACCACGGCAATAGAATGCCCGTTCCTCTGGAGATAGCAAGATTCTGCTCTAGCCTTGTTGTCTTGAGTAAGAATATATTAGAAGGGGGACAGGTCGTGAAGGAGTTGAAGCTTGCGCATTTCTCTGTGCAGGAATACCTCATGTCTGACAGACTACACCCAGGCATCGCTATGTACTTGGGGGaagttgctgccaaggtttCCATCACACAAGTTTGCCTTGCGTATCTGCTCGAGCTGGATCAAGGTCTTTCGAAGACGGCCCTTCAACGGTTATTCCCCATGGCTCATTATGCGGCGAGCTATTGGGTGGATCATGCTGTGGTAGCTGAACAACACAGTGCAGAAGTCCGCGCGCTAATAGAGGAATTTTCCTCGTGTGGAAATGCGAGGGCGAGCTGCTATCAGCTACACGACCCTGATTATCCACAGGTGTCACAACCTCGTAATGAGAACAACCATATCGCCTCAGCTTTATACTACATGTCACTGGGTGGGCTATACTACTCCGCTCAGAAGATGCTCCGTAAAGGTGTCGACGTCAACGCTAGGGGAGGAAGATACGGCAATGCCCTTCAGGCTGCTTCATGGGGAGGACACGAGAAGATTGTAAAGATGTTGCTGGAAAATGGCGCCAACATTCACGCGCAAGGCGGGCAATACTGCAACGCCCTCCATGCTGCTTCAATTCAAGGGCATGACAGGATCGTGGAGATGCTGCTGGATAACGGCGCCGATGTCAATGCACGAGATGTGAGTTGGCAATCTGCCTTGCATCACTCAGTAACAACAAGCGCTGCGAGTTGTTGCCGTCTGTTGCTTAGTCGCGGCGCGGAGATGGATACAGATATCGACAATATGACACCCTTCCATCTTGCAGTCTCGAAAAATGACGAGGACATAGTCAAAGTCTTGCTGGATGCTCAATGCCGGGTTGATGTGCgggcaagaaggaggattTGGCGTCAATCTCACCGAGACAACAGGCTCACTTACAGCCCAGGCAGGTACATCGCGCAGTCCAAAAATGTATCCACAAATGAAACCGGCCTAACGGCTTTGCATTTTGCAACATTGTCAGGATCCTACAGAATGACCAAGTTCTTACTTGACCGTCACGCTGATCCAAATGCCAAGTCAGAGCTCGGAGAAACGCCTCTCCATCTGGCACTAAAGCAGGATCTCTATGGACCAAAGTATCCCGATTTTGTCGACCATTGGACGGATTCAATCCACAGGGTTGAGGTGTCGGTCCAAATGATTCCGAtcgttgatggtgatgacaaCGATGACGAATATGGGGAAACAAAAGCTCTCGTGGATGAGCAGAGGCTGTCCGTACTTAAACTTCTTTTGGCCCATTCCGGCATCGATCCAAATGCGCAAGACAGCAAGGGTGCCAGCCCTCTGCATTGTGTAAGATACGGGGAAGCCACGTCGCGAGTTGCCATTGATATCCTCGTAAACAGAGGTGCTAAAATTTCTCTACGAAACAACCGAGGACAATCGCCATTGCACCTGGCCTGTTTGAATACAGATattgaggctgttgtcgCTCTGCTTGAGTACGGCGCGAGCGTCACCGATGTCGATACTGATGGTCTCAATGCTCTCCATTATGCGTCACAAGGTGGGAATCGGAACGTACTCCAGTACATGCTTCAGGCACTTCAAGATAACAACTTGGAAGCTGTTATTTCATCCACAGACAGCCAGAAACGCAATGTGCTGCATCATTTGGTCAAGAGGGACATCTGCGTTGATCCAGGCGCTTTGAATCTTCTCTGTCAGGAACAAGTAAGCGCCGCAGATCTTGACAATGAAGGCATGTCTCCTATTGCTATCTACCTGAGCCAGTTTTCTTTCTGttgggatgatgagaagcttCAAGTTGTGAGCAAGCTATTTGAACAAGGTGCAGATCCGCTGCAAACCTTGGGAAGTAAAAAGATCGGGTTGGGGCATTTGGCCGCCAAATCTCCTGGTGTTAATGTGGAACTCCTACGCACGTTATCCGAATTCGGCGTGGACCTTCATCTCAAAGATGCAAATGATGGTACAATTTTACACTCCATTGCAGCATCAGGCTTTCTCACTTTGCCTGTCTTGCGGTTCTTGCAGAATGAGATTGGATTACCCATTGCAGGTAAGGATGCTCGAGATATGACACCACGCGATCTTGCGACTTTGCGGAGTCTTGAGAAACATGATCCGCATGTGTATGACTCGGGCCGTTGGCTTCGGACGAAAGATATGTTACTTGGCGCGGAGTCTACCTGA
- a CDS encoding amidase (similar to Aspergillus clavatus NRRL 1 XP_001268787.1): protein MQLNLVEATIQDLQTALSTRSITATDLVARYLHRIATYDTRGPALNSIVHINPNIFAEAAASDDRRANGAALGPLDGIPYLLKDGFKYKGMTVSAGSPAFKDLISNEDAFLAGQLKAAGAVCIGKTNMPPMAAGGMQRGLYGRAESPYNPDYLTAAFWSGSSNGSATAAAASFAAFSIGTETVSSGRSPASNNALVAYTPSRGVISCRGVWPLYPTCDVMVPHTRTVSDMLTILDVLTKQDAVTKGDFWREQTFVKLPVSTKPHSTYADPNSLKGKRFAIPRMYIGGHDPHAKPTYVSSAVKTLFSQAKSDIEALGGTVIETDFPVVTNYEDDSISNQPNNVRGAPEDWNQLERGKIIAYTWDDFLIANNDSDIRTLSAVEGNKLFPKPPGYLPDKFVEAKNVISYPGLVDFVKAGRTPVLDIPGMEQTLKALEAQRKRDLEDWMDQHSLDAVIFPANGGVGMADLEENEESARFAHLNGVKYSNGNRALRHLGIPTVSVTMGVMHDTGVPVNLTFAGKAYSDGHLLRYAYAFEESTKRRVAPTMTPALKSDVIEGMAESVSEGGERVVVSVEGERVEIAPGTYRIRIGGDVGAGNETQLEVFVDGKRIDDEFVQRTENGAWAASIESTPVIEGRPQGKDAVILADRTLVVVLARRQRTVSGCYGLLG, encoded by the coding sequence ATGCAGCTCAACCTAGTGGAAGCTACCATCCAAGATCTCCAAACTGCCCTGTCCACCCGTTCAATCACAGCGACAGACCTCGTTGCTCGTTATCTCCATCGTATAGCTACATACGATACCCGTGGTCCAGCTCTCAACTCCATTGTCCACATTAATCCGAACATCTTTGcggaagcagcagcatctgaTGACCGACGCGCCAACGGAGCGGCTCTTGGACCGCTAGATGGAATCCCATATCTTCTCAAAGATGGCTTCAAGTACAAAGGGATGACTGTATCCGCCGGATCACCTGCCTTCAAGGACCTAATATCCAACGAAGACGCCTTTCTCGCCGGGCAACTCAAAGCCGCCGGCGCAGTATGCATAGGAAAGACAAACATGCCGCCCATGGCAGCAGGCGGCATGCAACGCGGTCTCTACGGACGTGCTGAATCGCCATATAACCCTGACTATCTCACCGCCGCATTCTGGTCCGGCTCGTCAAATGGTtcggcaacagcagcagcagccagctTTGCAGCATTCAGCATCGGCACAGAAACAGTATCATCTGGTCGCTCACCCGCATCGAATAACGCCCTCGTAGCATACACGCCCTCCCGTGGAGTAATATCTTGTCGCGGCGTGTGGCCGCTGTATCCAACCTGCGATGTCATGGTACCTCATACAAGAACAGTGTCTGACATGCTCACCATCTTGGACGTCTTGACGAAACAGGATGCCGTTACAAAGGGCGACTTTTGGCGTGAGCAAACATTCGTCAAGCTACCAGTCTCAACCAAGCCGCACTCTACATATGCGGATCCAAACTCCCTCAAGGGAAAACGTTTTGCCATTCCCAGGATGTACATTGGAGGACACGATCCTCACGCCAAACCAACATACGTCTCATCTGCAGTCAAGACGCTCTTTTCTCAAGCAAAGTCcgacattgaagccctgGGCGGAACGGTGATTGAGACAGACTTCCCCGTAGTAACAAACTACGAGGAcgactccatctccaaccagCCTAATAATGTACGCGGCGCCCCCGAGGACTGGAACCAGCTTGAACGTGGCAAAATCATCGCCTACACATGGGACGACtttctcatcgccaacaacgaCTCTGACATACGCACGTTATCCGCCGTAGAGGGGAACAAACTCTTCCCCAAGCCACCAGGCTACCTCCCCGACAAATTCGTCGAAGCCAAAAACGTAATATCCTACCCCGGTCTAGTGGACTTTGTAAAAGCCGGCAGAACACCTGTTTTGGACATCCCTGGCATGGAACAAACTCTCAAAGCGCTCGAAGCGCAACGGAAACGAGACTTGGAAGATTGGATGGACCAGCACTCTCTCGATGCCGTGATATTCCCTGCCAACGGAGGCGTAGGGATGGCGGACCTGGAGGAGAATGAGGAGAGCGCCAGGTTCGCACACCTCAATGGCGTCAAGTACTCGAATGGTAATCGGGCTTTACGACACCTTGGCATACCGACTGTGAGTGTGACGATGGGCGTGATGCATGATACGGGGGTTCCTGTGAACCTCACATTTGCCGGTAAGGCGTATTCAGATGGACATTTGTTGAGGTATGCGTATGCGTTTGAGGAGAGCACAAAGCGGAGGGTTGCGCCGACAATGACGCCGGCTTTGAAGTCGGATGTTATTGAGGGGATGGCAGAGTCAGTGAGCGAGGGAGGTGAGAGAGTGGTGGTTAGCGTTGAGGGTGAGAGAGTAGAGATCGCTCCTGGGACTTATAGGATACGTattggtggtgatgttggtgcgGGTAATGAGACGCAGCTTGAAGTTTTTGTTGATGGGAAGAgaattgatgatgaatttgTGCAAAGAACAGAAAATGGTGCGTGGGCTGCAAGTATCGAGAGCACGCCTGTCATTGAGGGCAGGCCGCAGGGTAAGGATGCTGTGATACTTGCGGATCGAActttggtggttgttttggCGCGGCGTCAACGGACGGTGTCGGGATGTTATGGGCTGTTGGGATAA
- a CDS encoding class II aldolase/adducin domain-containing protein (similar to Pyrenophora tritici-repentis Pt-1C-BFP XP_001940875.1) gives MTPHSTDTKTSNPTQNEETKEVKAKTALQIISHGPTIPGPPSFTSIDKHRAHILEHMAGAFRIFARKGFTEGLAGHISVRDPENPHTFWTNPLNRPWSLIRASDMVLVDYTGNLLGGNTTRPVNAAGFLIHGAIHKARPDVNAACHAHSPYGKAWSAFAKPLEMINQDACVFYGKAQSVYADFGGVVFKQEEGERVAKALGGEGKVMVLANHGLLTVGKTVDEAAYLFTLMERSCMVQLAVEAAAANGLEKRVIGDEEARYTFEMTADPDGLWCEFQGDFEVEDVLSNGDFRK, from the coding sequence aTGACGCCTCATTCCACAGACACCAAGACCTCAAACCCTACTCAGAATGAAGAAACCAAAGAAGTCAAGGCTAAAACAGCCCTCCAAATCATCTCCCATGGCCCAACCATCCCCGGTCCCCCATCCTTCACATCCATCGACAAACACCGCGCCCACATCCTAGAACACATGGCCGGCGCCTTCCGCATCTTCGCTCGAAAAGGCTTCACTGAAGGCCTCGCCGGCCACATATCCGTACGCGATCCCGAAAACCCACACACATTCTGGACAAATCCCCTCAACCGCCCATGGAGCCTCATCCGCGCATCAGACATGGTCCTCGTCGACTACACCGGCAACCTCCTCGGCGGAAATACAACCCGCCCCGTCAACGCAGCAGGCTTCCTCATCCACGGCGCGATACACAAGGCCCGACCAGATGTAAATGCCGCGTGTCACGCACACTCCCCCTACGGGAAAGCGTGGTCCGCGTTTGCCAAACCCCTCGAGATGATCAACCAGGATGCGTGTGTCTTCTACGGCAAGGCGCAGAGTGTGTATGCTGACTTTGGGGGCGTGGTGTTTAAGCAAGAGGAGGGGGAGAGGGTTGCCAAGGCGCTGGGTGGTGAGGGAAAGGTTATGGTGTTGGCGAACCATGGGCTTTTGACGGTGGGTAAGACGGTGGATGAGGCGGCGTATTTGTTTAcgttgatggagaggagTTGTATGGTGCAGTTGGCGGtggaggctgctgctgcgaatggcttGGAGAAGAGGGTTAttggggatgaggaggcgAGGTATACGTTTGAGATGACGGCGGATCCGGACGGGTTGTGGTGTGAGTTTCAGGGGGAttttgaggttgaggatgtgTTGAGTAATGGGGATTTCCGAAAGTAG